Within Scomber scombrus chromosome 12, fScoSco1.1, whole genome shotgun sequence, the genomic segment GTTGTGACATGTATTTCTTGGCTTTTCTCTTGTGAGTTTTGTTTGCACCTGTCATGGCACCGGGACAGCTCACACCTTTCATAAAAGTACATGCAGTTCAGTGACCTGACTTTATAACTTCAACCAGAACAGAAATTATTACTCAGCTGGGATGTGTAATAACACTTGTGTGGGTGTGCAGGGcgtttccatttgatgctactttacaCCTCCACTTTTGATACCActatattaatttaaaacttaCATTCAAAACATGATTATGTATATTATGAGGGGCAGAAGATCACACTTCTCAGTAgtgtatataaaaatatagtttatagtttCACATTGAAAAACTGCTAAATTAAAAAGCACCTTGTGTGTTAATGCACCAGTAACAATCCAGTAATATATACTTTTATTAATATAACATCCTGAAATGAGTCATTCTGCATAGTGCTTTTGATACTTTCAGtgtattttgttgattttattaCCATACTTATACTTGGGCAtaggtttacatttttaatgcaagacttttacttgtaatggagtttTGACATTGCTGTATTGCTACTGTTACCTGACTAAAGGGTctaaatcaggggtgtcaaactcaaaCAGCCCAATGTTCATCTCATGTGGGCCAGAACattaaaaccattgcataatgacctgtaaataatatataataatatttattataacttcACTATAATGAACCATCTATTCACagaacagatgaacagcctgaggTGCCTTAAGGAAAATgatgcaatttcaacaatatgaTGTCTCAGTCTGAAACACAGTTTGATTGATGCTCATCACAGACAGCTTGTTCACAGTTAGGGCCCAACCGATACTGTATTTTGCGggctgataccgatattagggaatTCTGATATCGACATATTgactgataatcttatatatacacaatatatatataaaaaggcacatttttaaaaatgtggttatcaaacacaacattactgcactgaaacagtaaacttaaaATGTTATGCTTTGAATCTTACAGACCAGTGAACTTTTGAAGACCACGTTGGCCCTTGATGACGACACTATCATCACCATTTGTAACAAGTTCAAGCAGAAGCTCCAGCATGAGAGCTTTGACCCAGCTGCAAGCAGATCCATCGATGAGGTGCGCGCGGGTCACTGGGAGGAGAGCCTCAAGGAAACAGTGGGCAGCCGTTCCTCGCCTTCTCTGGCAGCTCAGTGCTACTACATGTGGAAAAACACTCGCCTGGAGGTTCTCAATCTGTCCCCGGAAATATGCAACCTGCTGAGAGAACTCCGGGGTAGatacaagctgctgctgctgaccaACGGAATAACCCAGACCCAGAGGGAGAAAGTGGAGGCGGTGGGCTGCGAGGAGTTCTTCGATGCCATCGTGGTGGGGGGAGAGCACGCGGAGCAGAAACCGTTCGTCTCCAtcttcaaactgtgtttcaacatgcTGGGGGTGGAGGCCATGGACTGTGTTATGGTCGGAGACTCTCTGGACACGGATATTCAGGGAGGGTTCAACGCTGAGGTACGGGCCACAGTTTGGATCAGCAGTGCGGGAGGCGCTGTGCCAGATGGTTCAGTGAAACCAGACTACACTATCCCCACTGTGCTGGAGCTGCCACATGTTCTGGAACAGCTGAAATAAGGACAACTGGTGAATGGGGGGGGGCTGTCACCTCATGTGGGATCTTGTGGGAATATATAATTACAGATATGTTTAAAGATGAATGTTCTAACTGAAACTTCTTTCCACCAGGGtactttttaattgttttaaatatcttttgttgttttttcatcgTCACTTTTTAACTACATTGGAACAAATAGTGTGGACATTATTCACAATCTGTTGGGACAGAAAGTACATTTAATCAAGTATCATACTTAAATTCTATTTTGTGACTTACACTTGGTGCCATTTTCTGATTTTATATTCTTCTACCTctacactacatttatctgacagctataGTCACTCTTCATATGACATGCTCATGAAATGCAATAGATGATGaaagattaaaccagtggttctcAATCATTTGGCTTGTGACATTCTTTTCCACCAATCAGACATTTTCCCTCCAATTTCtctgattgttttatttaaatttcagtCAAAAATTATTTCCAgtcaaaaaaagagaataaatcaGTCACGTGGGCTATTTTTCTATTAACCACTACTTTTAATTCTGATacttaaaaatagattttgcACCTGTTACATTGTAT encodes:
- the nanp gene encoding N-acylneuraminate-9-phosphatase, with the protein product MDGNTVKAILFDLDNTLIETSRAGGHAIQKTSELLKTTLALDDDTIITICNKFKQKLQHESFDPAASRSIDEVRAGHWEESLKETVGSRSSPSLAAQCYYMWKNTRLEVLNLSPEICNLLRELRGRYKLLLLTNGITQTQREKVEAVGCEEFFDAIVVGGEHAEQKPFVSIFKLCFNMLGVEAMDCVMVGDSLDTDIQGGFNAEVRATVWISSAGGAVPDGSVKPDYTIPTVLELPHVLEQLK